ACTTGGTTCTCCATACGAGTTGCCGCCGCCACCGCCGGAGCCCAAGGGCACGACGCTGTTGGTGCGCCTGATCAACAACAAGCCGCCACCACCACCACCGGTGCGTGGTGTGCCGCCCAAGGAGCACGGGCCGACGCATCGCGGCAACCCTTCGCAGGTGGTGCATGCAACGCACGAGACGTCGACAGCGGCACCGGTCGCCGTCGTCGAGCAGCCCGCTCCCGCGCCGAAACAACCGCCGGTGGTGGCGCAGGCCAAACAACAGGCTGCGTCTGAAAAACCGAAGCCTATGGCTGCGCCATTGCCACCGATCACCTTGCCCAAGCCTTCGCCGGCGCCGTTGGTGGAGGCTAAGCCGATCGGTTTGCCACCACCTGCGTTGTCGCTGCAGGCGGTGCAGGCTCTGCAACCCGTGCCGCCCCAGTTCCAGCCCGAGCCGGTGCGCAAGGCGCAAGCGGAAGGCACGCAGCCGATGCCGCCGCCGCCCTCGCTGGCGTTGCCGACACAACCCGCGCAATCCGCACCCACCGTCACCCCGCCGCAGATGGCCGTGGAAAAACCTTCGCTGCAACCGATCGCGATACCTCAAGTTACGGCGGTAGCTCCCACGCCCTCACCGGCTGCGCCGCCAGCGTCGTCATTGCAGTCGATTCCCATGCCGGCGCAGCCGGCGCCATCGGTCAATCTGCAATCGTCGGTCACCCCATTGGAGATACCGAGCGTGCCGCGCACAGCACAACAAGTGGTATCGCCGGCACTGCGTGCCGAACAAGCCCAGCTCGCGCCAGTGCCGGTGACGCCGGCGGCCGTGCCCACGCCTAACCTCACGCCCGCAGCTCCTGCGTTGACGGTGGAAGCGCCGAAGCTTGCCGTGCCTGCGGTGTCATGGCAGCCACAACTTAGCGCGACGCCCACATCGACACCTTCGACGTCACAGATCCAGTCGCCCGAATCGCCATCGAATGAAAAGGCTGCGGCGGAAACAGCGTCACCCACCAACACCCCCGAGTTATCGAGCGCGCCGGCCAGCGAAGGCCATGCCAGCGTTAGCACCGCGCCGAACGCCACGCCGCAAGGCAGCGAGACGGGCAATCCCGGCCAGCCGAACGGTATCAATCAGTCATCGGAAAGCAATGCCCAAGGTACGCAGCCTTCGCCCTCCACCGGCACGGGCAACACGGCAGGCGGGCAGGGCGCCGGTACGTACGGCACGCCGAATGGCACCTACGTTCAGCTCATGCCGCGAGGCGATACGCAGATCATGTCGCACAACACAAATTTGCCGAAATATCGGGCGACGCGGTTTGATCAGTATTGGACGCCGAGGGGTGAAAGCTCGGTCGATACCGCTTTGCGCCATGCCGTCGAAAAGACCACCATTAGTCACACCTTCAACTTGCCCCAAGGTGTACGCATCAAGTGCGCAGTGATGCCATTGCTGCCGTCGTCGCTGTTTGGTTGCACCAATCCTGATCCACCGGCCGTGCCATTACCGCAGAAGATCTACGATCGTCTCAACTTGCCCACAGCCAACGCATCGGTACCGAAAACCGTGCCCGTGACTGCGGCTACTCAGGCTGAACCTGCGGCGCCGGTTGCCTTGGATAACAGCGCCGAGTGTGCGGCGGCACGTGTCAGTGGCGGGCCGATGCCACCGAATTGTCCAGCGGTGCCGACACCGGCGGCGCCTGCAAGGCCGCTGCATTTGCCCGCATCGGCTTCAACGTCGTGGGTGCCGGCCAGCGATCAATTCCATTAGCGGGAGACTTACGGGGAGCAACATGCTTATTCAGTGTTGCCTTAAGACATCACAACAACCGCAGCCATTCCTTCATCAGCGGCAACCGCCGCACGCGCACCGCACTGACACGGAACACCGCATTGGCCAGTGCCGGCGCTACCGTAGGCATGGCAAGGAAGCTGGCGCCTGTGGGATCGCCATCACCGGGTACGGTGATCACTTCCACTGTGTTGGGCAATTGCGCCATGCTGGCAAGTGGATAATCTTTCCAGGTGCTCTGCTGCACCTTGCCATCCTTGACGGTGATGGCAAGGTTGAGTGCGCTGGACAGCGCGTCCAGGGTGGCACCGGCCACCTGACCTTCCAGGCCCTTCGGATTGATGACACGGCCTACATCAACCGCACAAACGGCGCGCTCGATGGTGAGTTTTTCGCCTTGCATCGACACTTCGATGGCATGCGCGACATACGCACCGTCGACATGCCAACAGGCGATGCCCAGGCCATTGACCGAGCGTAGCCAGTCTTTCCAACGGATGTGGTCGGCTACCAACTTCAGCACATTGATCAGTCGCGCCGTGTCGATGGCGCCGCCACCTTGCAGCGGCACTAGTCGTGGTTCGCCGATTAGACGCAGGCGTGTGTCGAGCGGATCTTCCTTGAGCGAATGTGCGATCTCGTCAATGAAGCTGTCGACCGCAAAGGCATTGGTGACCTCCGGCATGCCACTGTGCGGACCACGCGGTATCGCTGATGTCAGGCTGAACCAGTCGCTGCGATAATGGGGTACGAGACCGGCAGGAAGCTGGTTTTCGCTGACTTCCGATGTCCATAGATGATCGCTGGATACGCCGCGGCCAGTGAGCGTGGAAGCGCTGGCAAGGCGCTGGTTCCATGCAACCACGTGACGCTTGGCGTCGACGATCGCATGGAACGTGTGCACGGTGCCAGAGCGGTAATAATCGTGCGTGAGGTCTTCATCGCGCGGCCAGAACAGGCGTAGCGGTTTGTTGACGGCCTGCGCCAGCAACACGGCTTCGGCCACGTAGTCGTGATCGAGACGGCGGCCGTAACCACCGCCGATGCGCGACTGTCGGATGTCGATTTGATCCGGCGGCAGGCCGGTCAGGCGTTGCACCACGGTCCATGCCTGTTGTGGGGATTGCGTGGGCACGTAGAGCGTGGCGCCGGTTTTGTCGATGCGGACCAAGCAGTTCATCGGCTCGCTCGTCGCGTGTGCGAGCCACGGCTGGTAATACGTGGCTTCGACGCGGCGTGCGGCTTTGTGGCCAGCCTTGTCGACATTGCCGTCATCGCGCACGCGCGTGGTCGGCGCACTGTCGCTGTTCAACAACGACGTGGCCTGTTGTTCCAGCGTGGCCGTGTTTTCGTTGCCACTGGCACCAGGTTTCCAATCCAGCTTCAACGCACGCCGGCCCTGCAAGGCCAGCCAGGTGTTTTCAGCAATCACCGCCACGGCGGGCGCGATCACGGTTTGTCCCGGCGGCCATTTCGGATCGGGCTTGAGCTCGATCACGTCGATCACGCCCTTGATCGCCAGTGCAGGGCTTTTGTCGAGTTGTTCGAGCTGACCATCCGGCCATGGGCTGTGCGCCAGCACCGCTACGACTGCATCGCCAAAGTGCTGGTCGAGCGAATAAGGGGTTCGTCCGGTGACGATGTTGCGTGCATCGACGTCGCCTGCCGGCTGGCCGATCAGCGTGTAGCGATCCGGCGTCTTTACGGCGACGGGTGTTTGCGGCGGTGTGATCTTCGCAGCGGCTGCGGCAAGCGCGCCATAACCGAAACGGCGACCATCCGGTGCGATCACCATGCCTTTTTCGGTACGCAGACGATCGGCCGGTATGCCCAGTTGCTGGGCCGCGGCCTGCATCAGCAACCAGCGCGCCAGTGCCCCGGCTGCTCGCAAATCGCGCCATGCGCGCGGGATGGAGTTGCCCGTTCCGCCCATTTGCTGGCCATAGGTCCAGTCCGGCTTGCCGTTGTGGTTGCTTACACCCAGGCCAAGCGACACGACGCGCACGCGTTGCCAATCGGCATCCAGTTCATCGGCGATGATGCGCGGCAGCGAGGTGGCAACGCCGGTGCCGGTATCCGGATCGCGCGCGCCGATCAGCACGCCGCCATCCTGGTCGATACGCACATACAGACCCAGGGCAGAGAGGTTGTCGCCCAGCATGTCCAGCGGCACCGGTGCGGTATCGGCCGCTTCGGCGATACGGATGCCTACGATCAGTGCGCCAGCAGCGCCAGCCATAACCTGCAGGAAGCCACGGCGAGACAGTTTTACTTGGCCGCTCATGCCTTGGCTCCTTGTTTCATCGCGGCAGCGGCGCGCTTGATGGCGCTGCGCACGCGCGTCTGGCAACCGCAACGGCAGAGATTGGGCAGCGTATCGATGTCGCTGTCGGCAGGATCCTTGTGGCGGTTGAGCAGATCCATCGAGGCAATCAGCCAGCCTGGCGTGCAGTAGCCACAGCCGATCGCATCCTCATCGATAAAGGCTTGCTGCAGCGGATGTAGCCCGCCTTTGGCATCGACCAGCCCCTCGACGGTGACCACCTGCTTGCCGGTCAGCTTGCTCATCGTTACGCCGATGGATGAGGTGGCCTTGCCGTCGACCAGCACCAGATCCGCGCCGCCTTGGCCATGCTCGCCACCGTACTTGGTGCCATCCAGCCGCAATACGTCGCGCAGGTACCACAGCAGCGGCATCTGTGGATCGCCAGTGTGGTGGTAGTGCTCGCCGTTGATCTGCAGCTCGATCCCGGAAGGAACCGGGGCGACATCCCCGCTATGCGCCGGCGCGGCGTGGTCTTGCGCCATCTGATGGGTTCTCCTGATACCTAGCGCCACATTGTGGCATTGCCGCAAGAAGTTAGGGCGTTACGGGCCTGAACAAACGGCGCCAGATCCAATAAACCGGGATGCCGGCGATCATGATGGCCAGCCCGATACCCGTGTTGACCAGGCTAGTGCGCAGGCTCTGCACCACGACCAGGCCGATGGTGACGATAAAGATCAGCGGCAGCAGCGGGTAGCCCGGCACCTTGAACGACACCTCGCTTTGCTGCTTGTGGCGATACCAGAACAGCGTGCTCACACCCACCGCGCAAGCCAACCAATCACCGAAGGTGGCGTAGTCCAGCAATTGCCCGTAGCTGCCCGACAGTACCAACACGATTGACCAGCCGGTCAGCAACAACAGGGCAAGATTGGGGGTGTGATGACGTGCGTGCAGTCGCCCCACACTGGCGAAGAACAAACCATCCTCGCCCATCACCTGCAGCACGCGCGCGCCAGCTACCAGTGTGATGTTGCAGAAGCCAAAGGTGGAAATGGCGATGCCCACGGCGATCAGCTTGGCGCCGGTCGGACCCAACACCTTGTCCATCACATCGGCAGCCGGCGTACTGCTGAGCGCCAGGCCAGCGTGGCCGAGCACCGCCAGATAGGCCACGTTGACCAGCGCGTAAGCCGTGATTACGCCGAGCATACCCAGCAGCAGCGCGCGCGGCAGGGTACGCTGCGGTTCGCGCACTTCGCCGGCCAGGTTGTTGAGATAGGTGAAGCCCGAATACGCAAACAGCACCGGCAACGATGCGCTCATGAAACCAACACCACTGCGTGAAGCATCCACGGTGAGCACCGAAGTTTTACCGGCGCCGGCAAGGAATAGCCCACACACCACCAGCACGACAACTGCCAGCAATTTCAGCAGCGTGAACAGGTTCTGCATCTGCACGCCAAATTTCAACCCGAACAGATTGATGCCGGCGACAAGTACCAGCGCACCAGCCGCCAGCGGTGTTGCCGTGCTCATCGGAAGCCCGAACACGGAAGCGGCGTAGCTGGCAAAGATGGTGGCCACCGCGGCGCTGGAACCGGAATAGATCACCAGCAACATGGTCCAGCCGAACAGAAAGCCGGCCAGTGGCCCGAAGGCTTCGCGCAGATAGACGTAGCTGCCACCGGCGTGCGGCCTGCGCGCGCCCAGCTCCGCGTAGCAAAGCGCACCGATCAGGGTGAGCACGCCGGCGCCGATCCACATCAGCAACAGGGCGAGCCCTGATTCCGTGCGTTGCGCGGCAATGCCGGGATTGAGGAAGATGCCGCCACCGATGATGCCGCCGATCACCACCAACGCCGCATCCCGCAGACGAAGGCTGCGCTGATAGCCGGTAACCGATGACATCATGGGTTGGTCCCTTAGGATGAAAAACGCAGCATGGCAATCGGGCAGCGATCCGGCAAGCTGCTTTTGATTCTGGGGCGGTCAGCTTGACGAAGAACAAGTTCAGGGAAACCCCATCGGCGTCCCCCGCATCGGGTGCACTAAAATAGATATAAACGTACTTAATGGGGTGGCAGCAGCTACAATTATGGGTTCTCCCGATCGTTTCCGGAATTTCTATGGCAGCCCGCTTGAATCCGCTTGATCTGTATGACGTCCGCTCCCTTCTCACCGATGAAGAGCGCATAGTGCAGGACACCGTTGGCCGCTTTGTCGATGAAAAAGTGCTGCCGATCATCGGCGATTGCTTCGATCAGGGCCGTTTCCCAAAGGAACTGATCCCGGATGTCGCCAACCTGGGCCTGCTGGGCGCCACCATTCCCGAAAAATACGGCTGTGCTGGCATGAACGGCGTTAGCTACGGCCTGATCTGCCAGGAACTGGAGCGCGGCGATTCCGGCCTGCGCAGCTTCGCCTCGGTGCAAAGTTCGCTGTGCATGTATCCGATCTACGCCTACGGCAACGAAGAGCAAAAAATGCACTATCTGCCGAAAATGGCTGCAGGCGAAGTGATCGGCTGCTTTGGCCTGACGGAACCGCACGGCGGTTCCGATCCGGCCAACATGAAGACCAACGCCAAGAAAGACGGCGACGACTGGGTCATCAACGGCGCCAAGATGTGGATTACCAACGGCAACATCGCGCAGATCGCGATTGTCTGGGTGCAGACCGAAGACGGTATCCAGGGTTTTATCGTCCCTACTGATGCCAAGGGCTTCACCGCGCAGGAAGTGCACAAGAAGATGAGCCTGCGCGCTTCGGTCACTTCCGCACTGTTTTTCGACAATGTGCGTGTGCCGGACGCCAACCGCCTGCCGAACGTAAAGGGCTTGAAGGGCCCGCTGGGCTGCCTGACCCAGGCACGTTATGGCATCACTTGGGGCCCGATCGGCGCCGCCCAGGCCTGCCTGAAGGAAGTGCTGGATTACACTCAAGAGCGTGTGCTGTTCGGCCGCCCGCTAGCCTCCAACCAGGCGATCCAGTTGAAGATGGCCGACATGGCCCGTCGTATCACCACCGCACAGTTGCTGTCGTTGCAGCTGGGCCGCCTGAAGGATGCCGGCAAGATGGAACCCACGCAGGTGTCGCTGGCCAAGTGGAACAATTGCCGCATGGCGATCGACATCGCACGCGAATGCCGCGACATTCTCGGCGGCGCCGGTATCACGGTCGAACACTCCGCGATCCGCCATGCGCTGAATCTGGAATCGGTCATCACCTATGAAGGTACCGAGACTGTGCATCAGTTGGTGGTCGGTCGCGAATTGACAGGTATCAACGCGTTCTGACGTGACTTTCCGTCGCCCCGGCGTAGGCTGCGGCGGAAGTGATCCAGTACATTCGCATGCTGGAGAGTTTTGTCCACCCCAAGTACATACAGTGTGCCGCGTTGTTTCGCGCATTATGAGATCGCCACACTGGCATCAGTCAGGCAAGCCCATCGATAATTCCCTATTTCGTACTGTTGAACGACGCATCATTTTACCGAGAACTTCGCCACTATGTCTGCCACGCCCATCGCCGCCCGTCATAAAGGCTTCAACCGCGCCGAGATTGTCGACCAGAACTTCAACGAGTTCGTGCAGCTTTGGCAGGGTGAAGTACGCGCCAAGCCGCGCGAGTATGATCCTGTTCTGCCGGGCAGCGCACTCGACGTGCAGGGCTTTCGTGATTTGCTGGAATCGCAACTGATCTCGCGCCATCTCGATCTCATGGCGCGCGTGCTGCGTGTACAGAACAAAGTGTTCTACACCATCGGTAGTTCCGGCCACGAAGGTAACGCGATGGTGGCGCGCCTGACGCGGCACACCGACCCGGCGTTTCTGCACTACCGTTCCGGCGGCTTCATGGCCGAGCGTTTCCGCAAGCTGCCGGGCATGGATCCGGTGATGGACTCGGCGCTGTCCTTCGCGGCCAGCAAGCAAGACCCGGCTTCCGGTGGCCGTCACAAGGTATGGGGTAGCAAACCGCTTTGGGTGTTGCCGCAAACGTCGACCATCGCTTCGCACTTGCCGAAGGCACTGGGTACGGCGGTTGCGATCGAGCAAGGGCGCCGCATCGGCCATCAGCTGCCGATTCCGGAAGATTCCATCGCCATCTGCTCGTTTGGCGATGCTTCCAGCAATCACGCCACGGCGCAAACGGCCTTCAACGCTGCCGCATGGACTGCTTACCAGAAGTTGCCCGCGCCAGTGCTGTTTGTGTGTGAAGACAACGGCATTGGCATCTCGGTGAAGACCCCGGGCGGCTGGGTAGCAAACAACTTCCGGCATCGTCCGGGTCTGGATTATTTCTTTGCCGATGGCCTGGATCTGGCCGAAGGCTACGCACAGGTGCAGCATGCCGTGGAGCATTGCCGCAGCACGCGCCGGCCCACCTTTCTGCATCTGAAGACTACCCGCATCATGGGCCACGCGGGCACCGATTTCGAAATCGAGTGGCGCAGCATCGAAGAATTGGTCTCGGTGGAAGCTTCTGATCCGTTGCTCCGCTCCGCCGCCATTGCGTTGCAGTCAGGCCTGTACGGCAAGGATGAATTGCTGGCGCTCAACGAAACCATCCGCAAGCGCTGCTTTGCCGCGGCAGAAGAAGCCGATCGCAGCCCCAAGCTGGAGCGCCTCGATGACGTGATGGCGCCGCTTGCGCCTTACACGCCGGAGAAAGTGAAAGCCGAAGCGGAACGTACCGATTATCAGGGCAAACGCGTAGCCGTCTTCGGCGGCGAGGAAAAGCTGCCTGAGAAACAGCCGCCGCGCCATCTGGCCGTCCAGATCAACCAGGCGCTGCACGACGTGATGGCTAAGTATCCGGAAACACTGCTGTTCGGCGAAGACGTCGCGCAAAAGGGCGGCGTGTATACGGTGACCAAGGGCTTGTTCAAGGCGTTCAAGGGCAATCGCGTGTTCAACACGCTGCTGGATGAAACCATCATCCTTGGCCTCGCCCAGGGCTACGCCAACATGGGCATGCTGCCGTTGCCGGAGATCCAGTACCTGGCGTATTTCCACAACGCGTGCGACCAGATTCGCGGCGAGGCTGCTTCGTTGCAGTTTTTCTCCAACAACCAGTACCGCAACCCCTTGGTGATGCGCGTAGCGTCGCTGGGTTATCAGCGCGGTTTTGGTGGCCACTTCCACAATGACAACTCGATTGCCGCACTACGCGACATTCCAGGTCTGGTCGTGGGTTGCCCCAGTCGCGGTGACGACGCGGCCACCATGCTGCGCACGCTGACAGCCTTAGCTAAGGTTGACGGTCGTGTCTGCGCGTATCTGGAACCGATCGCTTTGTATATGGCCAAGGATCTCTACGAGAATGGCGACGGACAATGGCAGTTTGCCTACCCTGCGCCAGGCGAGGCGATGCCGCTGGGCGAAGGCCGTGTCTACCGCGAAGATGCCAGCGATCTGGTGATCTTCACGTTCGGCAACGGCGTACCCATGGCGCTGCGTTCGGTCAGGGCTATCGAGCAGGATCTAGGCTGGAAAGTGCGCGTGGTCGACTTGCGCTGGCTGGCGCCGCTCAACGACGCTTTTATCGCGGCGCAAGCAAAGAGCGCCAAGCGCATCCTGGTGCTGGATGAGGGCCGCAAGAGCGCTGGCGTGGGTGAGGGCGTTATTACCGCTGTCGTGGAAGCGGGTTTTGGCAGCACGCCGTTGGAGCGCGTGGTGGGTGCCGATACCTACACGCCGCTTGCCGGCGCGGCGTTCCTCGTATTGCCTGGTGATGCAGAGGTTGTTACGGCCGCGAAGAAACTCGCCAGCAGGAAATAAACAACGCTACCAGCCCTTCAGGCAGATCGCGTCAGCGATTCTGCCCATGCAGGGAGTGCTGATGATACGCGACACTCATCTGCGCACGCCGCTCAAAGGCATGCGCGTGATTGCGCCCATTGAGCTTCACGTAATACATCGCATGATCCGCACGCTCGATCAAGGATTCTAACGTGTCACCCAAGCTGCGCATGGCCAAGCCGATACTGACGCTGAGCAGCAGATCCTTTTGATCTACTGCAATCTCCAGGCGATGTACGCGCCGGCATAAACGCGTCGCAATCAGCATGGCACGTTCCTGGTTCACGTCATGCAACATGGCCACGAACTCCTCGCCGCCATAGCGACCTAGCAAATCACTGGGGCGCAGCTCGTTGCTCAGTACCTCCGCCACCGATACCAGTGCGTGATCGCCGGCTGCGTGGCCCAGGCGATCGTTGAGCATTTTGAAATGATCCAGGTCGAG
The sequence above is a segment of the Dyella sp. M7H15-1 genome. Coding sequences within it:
- a CDS encoding molybdopterin cofactor-binding domain-containing protein produces the protein MSGQVKLSRRGFLQVMAGAAGALIVGIRIAEAADTAPVPLDMLGDNLSALGLYVRIDQDGGVLIGARDPDTGTGVATSLPRIIADELDADWQRVRVVSLGLGVSNHNGKPDWTYGQQMGGTGNSIPRAWRDLRAAGALARWLLMQAAAQQLGIPADRLRTEKGMVIAPDGRRFGYGALAAAAAKITPPQTPVAVKTPDRYTLIGQPAGDVDARNIVTGRTPYSLDQHFGDAVVAVLAHSPWPDGQLEQLDKSPALAIKGVIDVIELKPDPKWPPGQTVIAPAVAVIAENTWLALQGRRALKLDWKPGASGNENTATLEQQATSLLNSDSAPTTRVRDDGNVDKAGHKAARRVEATYYQPWLAHATSEPMNCLVRIDKTGATLYVPTQSPQQAWTVVQRLTGLPPDQIDIRQSRIGGGYGRRLDHDYVAEAVLLAQAVNKPLRLFWPRDEDLTHDYYRSGTVHTFHAIVDAKRHVVAWNQRLASASTLTGRGVSSDHLWTSEVSENQLPAGLVPHYRSDWFSLTSAIPRGPHSGMPEVTNAFAVDSFIDEIAHSLKEDPLDTRLRLIGEPRLVPLQGGGAIDTARLINVLKLVADHIRWKDWLRSVNGLGIACWHVDGAYVAHAIEVSMQGEKLTIERAVCAVDVGRVINPKGLEGQVAGATLDALSSALNLAITVKDGKVQQSTWKDYPLASMAQLPNTVEVITVPGDGDPTGASFLAMPTVAPALANAVFRVSAVRVRRLPLMKEWLRLL
- a CDS encoding (2Fe-2S)-binding protein; translated protein: MAQDHAAPAHSGDVAPVPSGIELQINGEHYHHTGDPQMPLLWYLRDVLRLDGTKYGGEHGQGGADLVLVDGKATSSIGVTMSKLTGKQVVTVEGLVDAKGGLHPLQQAFIDEDAIGCGYCTPGWLIASMDLLNRHKDPADSDIDTLPNLCRCGCQTRVRSAIKRAAAAMKQGAKA
- a CDS encoding amino acid permease translates to MSSVTGYQRSLRLRDAALVVIGGIIGGGIFLNPGIAAQRTESGLALLLMWIGAGVLTLIGALCYAELGARRPHAGGSYVYLREAFGPLAGFLFGWTMLLVIYSGSSAAVATIFASYAASVFGLPMSTATPLAAGALVLVAGINLFGLKFGVQMQNLFTLLKLLAVVVLVVCGLFLAGAGKTSVLTVDASRSGVGFMSASLPVLFAYSGFTYLNNLAGEVREPQRTLPRALLLGMLGVITAYALVNVAYLAVLGHAGLALSSTPAADVMDKVLGPTGAKLIAVGIAISTFGFCNITLVAGARVLQVMGEDGLFFASVGRLHARHHTPNLALLLLTGWSIVLVLSGSYGQLLDYATFGDWLACAVGVSTLFWYRHKQQSEVSFKVPGYPLLPLIFIVTIGLVVVQSLRTSLVNTGIGLAIMIAGIPVYWIWRRLFRPVTP
- a CDS encoding acyl-CoA dehydrogenase family protein — protein: MAARLNPLDLYDVRSLLTDEERIVQDTVGRFVDEKVLPIIGDCFDQGRFPKELIPDVANLGLLGATIPEKYGCAGMNGVSYGLICQELERGDSGLRSFASVQSSLCMYPIYAYGNEEQKMHYLPKMAAGEVIGCFGLTEPHGGSDPANMKTNAKKDGDDWVINGAKMWITNGNIAQIAIVWVQTEDGIQGFIVPTDAKGFTAQEVHKKMSLRASVTSALFFDNVRVPDANRLPNVKGLKGPLGCLTQARYGITWGPIGAAQACLKEVLDYTQERVLFGRPLASNQAIQLKMADMARRITTAQLLSLQLGRLKDAGKMEPTQVSLAKWNNCRMAIDIARECRDILGGAGITVEHSAIRHALNLESVITYEGTETVHQLVVGRELTGINAF
- a CDS encoding thiamine pyrophosphate-dependent enzyme, with amino-acid sequence MSATPIAARHKGFNRAEIVDQNFNEFVQLWQGEVRAKPREYDPVLPGSALDVQGFRDLLESQLISRHLDLMARVLRVQNKVFYTIGSSGHEGNAMVARLTRHTDPAFLHYRSGGFMAERFRKLPGMDPVMDSALSFAASKQDPASGGRHKVWGSKPLWVLPQTSTIASHLPKALGTAVAIEQGRRIGHQLPIPEDSIAICSFGDASSNHATAQTAFNAAAWTAYQKLPAPVLFVCEDNGIGISVKTPGGWVANNFRHRPGLDYFFADGLDLAEGYAQVQHAVEHCRSTRRPTFLHLKTTRIMGHAGTDFEIEWRSIEELVSVEASDPLLRSAAIALQSGLYGKDELLALNETIRKRCFAAAEEADRSPKLERLDDVMAPLAPYTPEKVKAEAERTDYQGKRVAVFGGEEKLPEKQPPRHLAVQINQALHDVMAKYPETLLFGEDVAQKGGVYTVTKGLFKAFKGNRVFNTLLDETIILGLAQGYANMGMLPLPEIQYLAYFHNACDQIRGEAASLQFFSNNQYRNPLVMRVASLGYQRGFGGHFHNDNSIAALRDIPGLVVGCPSRGDDAATMLRTLTALAKVDGRVCAYLEPIALYMAKDLYENGDGQWQFAYPAPGEAMPLGEGRVYREDASDLVIFTFGNGVPMALRSVRAIEQDLGWKVRVVDLRWLAPLNDAFIAAQAKSAKRILVLDEGRKSAGVGEGVITAVVEAGFGSTPLERVVGADTYTPLAGAAFLVLPGDAEVVTAAKKLASRK